In the genome of Hydrogenophaga sp. PBL-H3, the window CGCCGCTTTCGCCGGGCAGCATCCAGTCGAGCAGGATCACATCGGGAAGCACGGCATCCACCTCGCGCTGCGCGGCCACACCGTCGAACACGACGGTGGGCGCGAAGCCGTTGTGCCGCAGGTTGACGGCGATCAGCTCGGCGATTGAAGGTTCGTCCTCAACCACGAGGACTCTGGGCAACTTCCTCATCCGACCACCGATTCCACTTTCGACATCGGCGTGTGGCGCACGTCTTCACCCTTCACGATGAAGATGATCTGCTCGGCGATGTTCTTGGCGTGGTCGCCCACGCGCTCGATCGACTTGGCCAGGAACAGCAAGTCCAGGCTGGGCGAGATCGTGCGGGGGTCTTCCATCATGTAAGTGATGAGCTTGCGCAGGAAGCCGTTGTATTCGTTGTCGATGGCGTTGTCGCCCTTGATGATGGCCACCGCCATCGTGGTGTCGAGCCGTGCGAACGAATCGAGTGTCTTGCGCAACAGGGCGGAAGCCAGGTCGGCTGCCATGCGCAGCTCGGAGCTGGGCAGGTTGCGCGGTGAGCCGTTTTCGATGATGGACTTGACCATGCGGGCGATGCGGGCCACCTCGTCACCGGCCCGTTCGAGATTTTGCGTCGTGCGCGAAATCGCCATCAGAAAGCGCAGGTCGCGCGCGGTGGGCTGGCGACGACCGATGGTGGAGATGATCTCGTGGTCGATCTGGATCTCCATCTGGTTGATGCGCGCTTCGTTCTCGATCACCTGATCGGCCGACTCCATGCTCATGTGCACCAGTGCGTAGACCGCCTGATGCAACTGGGATTCGACCAGGCCGCCCATTTCGAGGACCTGGGAAGAGATGGAGTTCAACTCGGCGTCGAACTGGCTGGATATGTGTTTGTCGCTCATGGAAAATCTCCCGTGATGGCTTGGAACTGTTCGACCTTCGGCCCGTTGGCGGGTCAGCCGAAGCGCCCGGTGATGTAGTCCTCGGTTTCGGTCTTGGCGGGCTTGAAGAAGATCTGCTCCGTGGAGCCGAACTCGACCAGTTCACCCAGGTACATGTAGGCCGTGTAGTCGCTGCAGCGCGCGGCCTGTTGCATGTTGTGGGTGACGATGGCGATCGTGTAGTCCTGCTTGAGCTCATGCACCAGTTCTTCCACCTTGCCTGTGGAAATCGGATCGAGCGCCGAGGTGGGCTCGTCCAGCAGCAACACCGAGGGCTTCACCGCCACGCTGCGCGCAATGCACAGGCGCTGCTGCTGACCGCCGGAGAGCGAGAGACCGCTCTGGTTGAGCTTGTCCTTCACCTCGTTCCACAGTGCCGCCTTGGACAGCGCCCATTCCACGCGATCGTCCATCTCGCTGCGGTCCAGGTTTTCGTAGAGCTTCACGCCAAAAGCGATGTTGTCGTAGATCGACATGGGAAAGGGCGTGGGCTTCTGGAACACCATGCCGATGCGCGCGCGCAGCAGGTTGATGTCCTGCTTGTCGTCCAGGATGTTCTGGCCATAAAAGTTGATCTGGCCTTCGGCGCGTTGACCCGGGTACAGGCTGTACATGCGGTTGAGCGTGCGCAGCAGGGTCGACTTGCCACAGCCCGACGGGCCGATGAAGGCGGTGACCTTGCGCTCTTCAATGTTCATGTTGACGTTCTTCAGGCCCTGAAACTTGCCGTAGAAGAAGTTGAGGTTACGCAGTTCGAGCGCGTTCTTGGCAGCGGCAGCGGGTTGGGCGGCGGTGTTCGGCATGGTGATGTCCGTATTTCTTGATTCTGGGAAGTTGGGATACGCCGGGTTCAACCCAGCTTCTTCTCGCGCAGGAACACGCGGGCAACGATGTTGAGCAACAGCACCGACAAGGTGATCAGCAGCGCACCACCCCAGGCCAGGCGGATCCAGTTGTCGTAAGGGCTGAGCGCAAACTGGAAGATCACCACCGGCAGATTGGCCATGGGCGCGCCCATGTCGGTGCTGAAGAACTGGTTGTTGAGCGCGGTGAACAGCAGAGGTGCGGTCTCCCCGCTGATGCGGGCCACCGCCAGCAGCAGGCCGGTCATGACACCGCTCTTGGCCGCGCGCAGCGTGACCAGCGTGGCCACCTTCCAGCGCGGCGCGCCCAGGGCGAATGCCGCTTCGCGCAGGCTGCCCGGTACCAGGCGAAGCATGTTCTCGGTGGTGCGCACGACCACCGGCACCGCGATCAGCGACAGCGCCAGGCTGCCGGCCCAGCCGGAGAAGTTGCCCACGGTGGCCACAGCGATGGCGTAGACGAACAGGCCGAGCACGATGGAGGGAGCCGACAGCATGATGTCGGTGACGAAGCGGGTGAGCTCGGCGGTCTTGCTCTCGTCGCCGTACTCGGCCAGGTACACCCCGGCAAACACGCCGATGGGGGTGGATACCAGCACCGAGAAGCCGACCATCATCAGGCTGCCGACGATGGCGTTGGCCAGGCCGCCGCCTTCGCTGCCCGGGGCCGGCGTGGACTGGGTGAACATGTTCCAGTCGAGCGCGGCCAGGCCGTTGGACAGCAGCACGCTCAGGATCCAGAGCAGCACCACCAGGCCGAGCACCATGGCTCCCATGGAGAGCGTCAGGCCAACGGTGTTGGCGCGCTGGCGGCGTTTGTAGAGTTGGTTGTTGAATTCCATGTCAGAAGCCTTTGGCCTTCTCGGCGCGCATCATCATGATCTTGGCCGCCGAGAGCACGATGAAGGTGATCACGAACAGCAGGAAGCCCAGCGCAAACAGCGTGGAGAGGTGGAAATCGGCGGCTTCACCGAATTCGTTGGCCAGCGTCGAGGCGATCGAGGTGCCCGGCGAGAACAACGAGGTCGGCATGCGGTTGGCATTGCCGATCACGAAGGTGACCGCCATGGTCTCGCCCAACGCCCGACCGAGGCCGAGCATGATGCCGCCAATGACGCCCTTCTGCGTGTAGGGCAGCACCACGCGGCGCACCACTTCCCAGGTCGTGCAGCCCAGTCCGTAAGCCGATTCGCGCAGGATGGGTGGCACGATCTCGAACACGTCGCGCATCACGGCCGCCACGAACGGCAACACCATGAAGGCCAGCACGATGCCCGCGGCCAGGATGCCGAAGCCGTTGGTGCTGCCGCCGAACAGAAAGCCCACCAGCGGCATGCCGCCCAGCACGTTTTGCACCGGCACCTGAAAGTAGTCTGCGAACAGCGGCGCGAACACAAACAGACCGAACATGCCGTAGATGATGGACGGCACGGCCGCCAGCAACTCGACCGCCGTGCCCAGCGGGCGGCGCAGCCACACGGGGCAGGTTTCGGTGAGAAAGAGCGCGATGCCGAAGGCCAGCGGCACAGCGATCAGCATGGCGATGGTGGCGCTGGCGATGGTGCCAACGATGGCGATCGCGGCACCGAATTCTTCGTTGATGATGTCCCACTCCACCCGCCAGATGAAGTTCAGTCCGAACTTCTGGAACGTGGGCCAGGCATTGATGAACAGCGAGACGATGATGCCCAGCAGGGCGACCAGCACCAGCAGCGAAAAACTCTGTGTAATGCGGTGAAACAGGACGTCCTGGAAGCGTTGCCGCTTGGCAATCGACGCCATGT includes:
- the phoU gene encoding phosphate signaling complex protein PhoU, which codes for MSDKHISSQFDAELNSISSQVLEMGGLVESQLHQAVYALVHMSMESADQVIENEARINQMEIQIDHEIISTIGRRQPTARDLRFLMAISRTTQNLERAGDEVARIARMVKSIIENGSPRNLPSSELRMAADLASALLRKTLDSFARLDTTMAVAIIKGDNAIDNEYNGFLRKLITYMMEDPRTISPSLDLLFLAKSIERVGDHAKNIAEQIIFIVKGEDVRHTPMSKVESVVG
- the pstB gene encoding phosphate ABC transporter ATP-binding protein PstB; the encoded protein is MPNTAAQPAAAAKNALELRNLNFFYGKFQGLKNVNMNIEERKVTAFIGPSGCGKSTLLRTLNRMYSLYPGQRAEGQINFYGQNILDDKQDINLLRARIGMVFQKPTPFPMSIYDNIAFGVKLYENLDRSEMDDRVEWALSKAALWNEVKDKLNQSGLSLSGGQQQRLCIARSVAVKPSVLLLDEPTSALDPISTGKVEELVHELKQDYTIAIVTHNMQQAARCSDYTAYMYLGELVEFGSTEQIFFKPAKTETEDYITGRFG
- the pstA gene encoding phosphate ABC transporter permease PstA, with protein sequence MEFNNQLYKRRQRANTVGLTLSMGAMVLGLVVLLWILSVLLSNGLAALDWNMFTQSTPAPGSEGGGLANAIVGSLMMVGFSVLVSTPIGVFAGVYLAEYGDESKTAELTRFVTDIMLSAPSIVLGLFVYAIAVATVGNFSGWAGSLALSLIAVPVVVRTTENMLRLVPGSLREAAFALGAPRWKVATLVTLRAAKSGVMTGLLLAVARISGETAPLLFTALNNQFFSTDMGAPMANLPVVIFQFALSPYDNWIRLAWGGALLITLSVLLLNIVARVFLREKKLG
- the pstC gene encoding phosphate ABC transporter permease subunit PstC translates to MSSQPVSIELDNPNMASIAKRQRFQDVLFHRITQSFSLLVLVALLGIIVSLFINAWPTFQKFGLNFIWRVEWDIINEEFGAAIAIVGTIASATIAMLIAVPLAFGIALFLTETCPVWLRRPLGTAVELLAAVPSIIYGMFGLFVFAPLFADYFQVPVQNVLGGMPLVGFLFGGSTNGFGILAAGIVLAFMVLPFVAAVMRDVFEIVPPILRESAYGLGCTTWEVVRRVVLPYTQKGVIGGIMLGLGRALGETMAVTFVIGNANRMPTSLFSPGTSIASTLANEFGEAADFHLSTLFALGFLLFVITFIVLSAAKIMMMRAEKAKGF